One window from the genome of Streptomyces sp. NBC_01476 encodes:
- a CDS encoding prephenate dehydratase, whose product MTTVTAYQGEPGSNSAIAAEALYPGGTRLPCRTFEQAMDAVTQGVADVAVIPVDNSAAGRVADVHHLLPESGLSIVAEYFLPIRFALMAPSGTSPAQLETVRSHVHALGQCRKVLRDGGWRTLVSDDTAGAAREVAELGDARHGALAPPAAAAQYGLDILLDGVEDEHDNTTRFIVLSRQAVHPGVGDGPMVTSLFFTVRNIPSALYKALGGFSSNAVNITKIESYQMGAGLHASRFYIEIDGHAEEPRVALALEELAFFSSEVRNLGVYPAHPHRLVSRGA is encoded by the coding sequence ATGACCACCGTCACCGCCTATCAGGGCGAGCCCGGCTCGAATTCGGCCATCGCGGCGGAAGCCCTCTACCCGGGCGGCACGCGGCTGCCCTGCCGCACCTTCGAGCAGGCCATGGACGCGGTCACCCAAGGGGTGGCCGACGTGGCGGTGATCCCGGTGGACAACTCGGCGGCCGGCCGGGTGGCCGACGTGCACCACCTGCTGCCCGAGTCGGGCCTGTCCATCGTGGCCGAGTACTTCCTGCCGATCCGTTTCGCGCTGATGGCACCGAGCGGCACCTCGCCGGCACAGCTCGAAACCGTCCGCAGCCATGTGCACGCCCTGGGCCAGTGCCGGAAGGTCCTGCGCGACGGCGGCTGGCGCACCCTGGTGAGCGACGACACGGCGGGCGCCGCCCGGGAGGTAGCCGAGCTGGGCGACGCCCGCCACGGCGCACTGGCACCCCCCGCCGCGGCGGCGCAGTACGGTCTCGACATCCTGCTGGACGGGGTCGAGGACGAACACGACAACACCACCCGCTTCATCGTGCTCTCCCGGCAGGCCGTGCACCCCGGTGTCGGCGACGGCCCGATGGTCACCAGCTTGTTCTTCACCGTCCGCAACATCCCCAGCGCGCTGTACAAGGCGCTGGGCGGCTTCTCCAGCAACGCCGTCAACATCACCAAGATCGAGAGCTACCAGATGGGCGCCGGGCTCCACGCCAGCCGGTTCTACATCGAGATCGACGGCCACGCCGAAGAACCGCGGGTGGCGCTGGCGCTGGAGGAGCTCGCCTTCTTCTCCTCCGAGGTACGCAACCTCGGCGTGTATCCCGCGCACCCGCACCGCCTGGTCAGCCGCGGCGCGTAG
- a CDS encoding cysteine desulfurase-like protein has translation MPFDIAQVRSEFPALAEGVAHFDGPGGSQVPRAVGQAVAETLCSGIANRGAVTAAERRAEAVVTGARAAVADLLGCRPAGVVFARSMTQATYDMARALAKGWSGGDEVVVTRLDHDANIRPWVAAAEAAGATVRWADFDPGTGRLTVDDVAAVLSPRTRLVAVTAASNLLGTRPDIPAVAAAAHAVGALVYVDGVHLTPHAPVSMADLGADFYACSPYKFFGPHHGVLAAAPELLETVHPDKLQPSTDAVPERFELGTLPYELLAGTTAAVDFAAALGGSRDGSRRTRLLDSMRQVETYEAELFARLLDGLAAIGAVTLHGSPGDRTPTALFSVAGRSPQEVYEHLAALGVNAPAGSFYAIEPARRIGLGAAGAVRAGISPYNTTDDVDRLLAGVASAAR, from the coding sequence ATGCCCTTCGACATCGCACAGGTCCGCAGCGAATTCCCCGCCCTCGCCGAAGGGGTGGCCCACTTCGACGGACCTGGCGGTTCGCAGGTGCCGCGTGCGGTCGGGCAGGCCGTCGCCGAGACGCTGTGCAGCGGCATCGCCAACCGCGGGGCGGTCACCGCCGCCGAGCGGCGGGCGGAAGCCGTGGTCACCGGCGCCCGCGCGGCCGTCGCCGACCTGCTGGGCTGCCGGCCCGCAGGCGTGGTGTTCGCCCGGTCGATGACCCAGGCGACGTACGACATGGCCCGGGCGCTCGCCAAGGGATGGAGCGGCGGGGACGAGGTGGTGGTGACCCGGCTGGACCACGACGCCAACATCCGCCCCTGGGTGGCCGCGGCGGAAGCGGCCGGCGCGACCGTGCGATGGGCCGACTTCGACCCCGGCACCGGCCGCCTCACGGTGGACGACGTGGCCGCCGTACTCTCCCCCCGGACCCGCCTGGTGGCGGTGACCGCCGCGTCGAATCTGCTCGGGACCCGCCCGGACATCCCGGCCGTCGCGGCGGCGGCCCACGCGGTGGGGGCCCTGGTCTACGTGGACGGGGTCCATCTGACGCCGCACGCGCCGGTCTCGATGGCGGACCTGGGCGCGGACTTCTACGCGTGCTCGCCGTACAAGTTCTTCGGCCCCCACCACGGAGTGCTGGCCGCCGCCCCCGAACTGCTGGAAACGGTCCACCCCGACAAGCTGCAGCCGTCCACCGATGCCGTCCCCGAGCGCTTCGAACTCGGCACGCTGCCCTATGAGTTGCTGGCCGGAACCACGGCCGCCGTCGACTTCGCCGCGGCGCTCGGCGGGAGCCGCGACGGCTCCCGCCGCACCCGCCTGCTGGACTCGATGCGGCAGGTCGAGACGTACGAGGCGGAACTCTTCGCACGGCTCCTCGATGGCCTCGCGGCGATCGGCGCGGTGACCCTCCACGGCTCGCCCGGGGACCGCACCCCCACCGCGCTCTTCTCCGTGGCCGGCCGCTCGCCCCAGGAGGTGTACGAGCACCTCGCGGCCCTCGGTGTGAACGCCCCGGCCGGCAGCTTCTACGCGATCGAGCCGGCCCGCCGCATCGGCCTCGGCGCCGCCGGCGCGGTCCGCGCCGGCATCTCCCCGTACAACACCACCGACGACGTCGACCGGCTGCTGGCCGGAGTCGCCTCCGCCGCCCGCTGA
- a CDS encoding carbohydrate ABC transporter permease, producing MTLPATRRVTVSTPRRGTSPRRRAGGAAGYFFIAGYTLLLLAFGVFPTCYAFYLAFTNDAGQFTGLNQFTKVARDYRFVPAFSHVLVYLVMWLVVLVVLTVLTAVVLRGRVRPGLSALLRFLYYIPGALAGVASVLVWLFMLDPDVSPVSWLLKSFGLDSFAAVLAPGNLPVIFVLIAFWTGAGGWMVVMYGALNNIPDEVLEAARMDGAGPWRTAWYIQIPMIKQWIAYMTILAFAAGTQLFVEPQLLQTASLGRVSPAWSPNQLAYVYAFQQGDFNGAAAISVFLLALGLLCAGLLVARSDMFTLDEK from the coding sequence ATGACGCTGCCGGCCACCCGGCGCGTCACCGTCTCCACCCCCCGCCGCGGCACCTCGCCGCGGCGGCGGGCGGGCGGGGCCGCGGGCTACTTCTTCATCGCCGGATACACGCTCCTGCTGCTCGCCTTCGGCGTCTTTCCCACCTGCTACGCCTTCTATCTGGCTTTCACCAACGACGCGGGCCAGTTCACCGGGCTCAACCAGTTCACCAAGGTGGCGCGGGACTACCGCTTCGTGCCCGCCTTCAGCCATGTGCTGGTCTACCTGGTGATGTGGCTCGTCGTCCTGGTGGTCCTCACCGTGCTGACCGCCGTCGTGCTGCGCGGCCGGGTCCGCCCCGGCCTGTCGGCGCTGCTGCGGTTCCTCTACTACATCCCCGGCGCACTGGCCGGCGTCGCCAGCGTCCTGGTGTGGCTCTTCATGCTCGACCCCGACGTCAGTCCGGTCTCCTGGCTGCTGAAGTCGTTCGGCCTGGACAGCTTCGCCGCGGTGCTCGCACCCGGCAATCTGCCGGTGATCTTCGTACTGATCGCCTTCTGGACCGGCGCCGGCGGGTGGATGGTCGTGATGTACGGGGCGCTGAACAACATCCCCGACGAGGTGCTGGAAGCCGCCCGGATGGACGGCGCCGGGCCCTGGCGGACCGCCTGGTACATCCAGATCCCGATGATCAAGCAGTGGATCGCCTATATGACGATCCTCGCCTTCGCGGCCGGCACCCAGTTGTTCGTCGAGCCGCAACTCCTGCAGACCGCCAGCCTCGGCCGGGTCAGCCCCGCCTGGTCGCCCAACCAGCTCGCGTACGTCTACGCCTTCCAGCAGGGCGACTTCAACGGCGCCGCCGCGATCTCGGTCTTCCTGCTGGCCCTCGGTCTGCTCTGCGCCGGGCTGCTGGTGGCCCGCTCGGACATGTTCACGTTGGATGAGAAATGA
- a CDS encoding enolase C-terminal domain-like protein has product MKITHVEVHRIDVPAADPPFRWREGLSGSAPVGDGAVLRIGTDEGAEGVALFARPGAAATLQDLVDRVFRDELVGQDPLRREWLWHRVWELDRIHELPLPTLGLIDTALWDLAGRIDGRPVWQLLGGFRDAIPAYASTSTFATTEEFLDVADQCLELGYRGIKLHAWGDARRDAALCLALREHVGPDVPLMYDGSAGFDLPDAIRLGKALAEADYLWYEEPIREFSISAYRTLAASVTVPLLVAETSDGVHMNSADFIRAGAATFGVRAGTTLRGGITGAMRTAHLADAFRLRAEVHGSDIPNHHLCMAISNTTYYESLVTATRVVRERHVDSRGLVHAPTGPGIALPLDYGYGPELQRFVEQPS; this is encoded by the coding sequence ATGAAGATCACTCATGTCGAAGTCCACCGGATCGACGTTCCCGCGGCCGATCCGCCCTTCCGCTGGCGGGAGGGACTGAGCGGCAGCGCTCCGGTGGGTGACGGCGCGGTCCTGCGGATCGGCACCGACGAGGGCGCCGAGGGGGTGGCGCTGTTCGCCCGGCCGGGAGCGGCCGCCACCTTGCAGGACCTGGTGGACCGGGTCTTCCGCGACGAACTCGTCGGCCAGGACCCGCTGCGCCGCGAATGGCTCTGGCACCGGGTGTGGGAGCTCGACCGCATCCACGAACTCCCGCTCCCCACCCTCGGCCTCATCGACACCGCCCTGTGGGACCTGGCCGGACGGATCGACGGCCGCCCGGTCTGGCAGCTGCTCGGCGGCTTCCGCGACGCCATCCCCGCCTACGCCTCCACCTCCACCTTCGCCACGACCGAGGAGTTCCTCGACGTCGCGGACCAGTGCCTCGAACTCGGCTACCGCGGCATCAAACTGCACGCCTGGGGCGATGCCCGCCGGGACGCGGCGCTCTGCCTGGCCCTGCGCGAGCACGTCGGCCCCGACGTACCGCTGATGTACGACGGCTCGGCCGGCTTCGACCTGCCCGACGCGATCCGCCTGGGCAAGGCCCTCGCCGAGGCGGACTACCTCTGGTACGAGGAGCCGATCCGCGAGTTCAGCATCAGCGCGTACCGGACCCTGGCCGCGTCCGTCACCGTGCCGCTGCTGGTCGCCGAGACCTCCGACGGCGTCCACATGAACTCCGCCGACTTCATCCGGGCCGGCGCCGCCACCTTCGGGGTACGGGCAGGCACCACCCTGCGCGGCGGCATCACCGGGGCCATGCGCACCGCCCACCTGGCCGACGCCTTCCGGCTGCGCGCCGAGGTGCACGGCTCCGACATCCCCAACCACCACCTGTGCATGGCGATCTCCAACACCACGTACTACGAGTCCCTCGTCACCGCGACGAGGGTGGTGCGCGAGCGCCATGTGGACAGCCGCGGGCTCGTCCACGCGCCCACCGGCCCCGGTATCGCCCTTCCGCTCGACTACGGCTACGGACCCGAACTCCAGCGCTTCGTCGAGCAGCCCAGCTGA
- a CDS encoding TIGR03668 family PPOX class F420-dependent oxidoreductase produces the protein MNLSVAEVRRRFAGSPVARLATADAAGVPHIVPITFAVDGDTIWFAVDHKPKRSTDLRRLRNITQNPAVAVLADHYAADWSTLWWTRADGRARVHSAPDERAVAGLRRKYPQYAEAPPQGPLVTIEVHHWTGWAFSD, from the coding sequence ATGAACCTCTCCGTGGCCGAGGTCCGCCGGCGCTTCGCCGGCTCCCCCGTCGCCCGGCTGGCGACCGCCGACGCGGCCGGAGTGCCGCACATCGTGCCCATCACCTTCGCGGTGGACGGCGACACGATCTGGTTCGCCGTCGACCACAAACCCAAGCGCTCGACCGATCTGCGGCGGCTGCGGAACATCACGCAGAACCCCGCGGTGGCGGTCCTCGCCGACCACTACGCCGCCGACTGGTCCACCCTGTGGTGGACCCGCGCCGACGGCCGCGCGCGCGTCCACAGCGCGCCGGACGAGCGCGCGGTGGCCGGACTCCGCCGCAAATACCCCCAGTACGCCGAGGCACCTCCGCAGGGCCCGCTCGTCACCATCGAGGTTCACCACTGGACCGGCTGGGCCTTCAGCGACTGA
- a CDS encoding carbohydrate ABC transporter permease has protein sequence MTQTTLPLSAPGRRATPSRAVSVAVVAVLLAALLVFFVLPVIWLLLAPSKTAGQIVHDNPLSFGSFQQIGAAWRHLFAFQDGAVLIWLRNSAVYSVGSLVLTLLTSLPAGYALALTRFRGRKTLLVITLVTMIMPSATLVLPIFLELNRFHLIGTVWSVILPFSFYPFGVYLVYIYFATSLPRDLLSAARIDGCSEWQLFTRIALPLAKPVVGLVAFFSFVGNWNNFFLPYLVLPNSDEFPIQVGLNQLLSSTPSFNPVAGAGLNITIPELSLAIIVAILPVLVLFLFSQRTLVSGMLAGATKE, from the coding sequence ATGACCCAGACCACCCTGCCCCTGAGCGCGCCGGGCCGGCGCGCCACGCCGTCGCGTGCCGTCTCGGTCGCGGTCGTCGCCGTCCTGCTGGCCGCGCTGCTGGTGTTCTTCGTGCTGCCGGTGATCTGGCTGCTGCTGGCGCCGTCGAAGACCGCCGGCCAGATCGTGCACGACAACCCGCTCTCCTTCGGCTCCTTCCAGCAGATCGGCGCGGCCTGGCGGCACCTGTTCGCCTTCCAGGACGGCGCGGTGCTGATCTGGCTGCGGAACTCCGCGGTCTACTCGGTCGGTTCGCTGGTGCTGACGCTGCTCACCAGCCTGCCGGCCGGTTACGCCCTGGCCCTGACCCGGTTCCGCGGGCGCAAGACGCTGCTGGTCATCACGCTGGTGACGATGATCATGCCGTCGGCGACGCTGGTGCTGCCGATCTTCCTGGAGCTCAACCGGTTCCACCTCATCGGCACCGTCTGGTCGGTGATCCTGCCGTTCTCGTTCTACCCGTTCGGCGTGTACCTGGTGTACATCTACTTCGCCACGAGCCTGCCGCGCGACCTGCTGTCGGCGGCCAGGATCGACGGCTGCAGCGAGTGGCAGCTCTTCACCCGGATCGCCCTGCCGCTGGCGAAGCCGGTCGTCGGGCTGGTGGCGTTCTTCAGTTTCGTCGGCAACTGGAACAACTTCTTCCTGCCGTACCTGGTCCTCCCCAACAGCGACGAGTTCCCGATCCAGGTCGGCCTGAACCAACTGCTCAGCTCCACCCCGTCGTTCAACCCGGTGGCAGGAGCCGGTCTGAACATCACCATCCCCGAACTCTCGCTGGCGATCATCGTCGCCATCCTGCCGGTCCTGGTCCTCTTCCTCTTCTCGCAGCGCACCCTGGTCTCCGGCATGCTGGCCGGCGCGACGAAGGAGTGA
- a CDS encoding ABC transporter substrate-binding protein has translation MRSSGSPRTGLRRTAVRAGAALLAMVTATVLAGCASADTAPKSDTAGQSAFKPAPQKDGSQITVWADSTRLPAVQAYQKSHPGVKMKIVTYDGGADGSTYLQTKVQLFDRTGSGWPDVVFGTPTDVTWASAPTKPGATPFAAPLDQKLVPQSTLDGFAKGSLTPCQFNGHTYCLRNDIAQVVLWYNKKLMDQWGYQVPTTWAQYEALGEQVAKEHPGYLVGSVGDTNSQESYLWSSQCPAFSLVKADTLRVALQDPKCTRMATLLDKLIAAKAVTTQGFFSQGFAKSGGSKVLMAYGPSWYGQYLFKAAFNTPAKQMAAAPPLTWPGETTASTGNVGGGVWMVSAHSANLKASTDLAAWLTTSNDNQASAPTYPAYTAAATAWLANPANRDYFATDVSGPFQQAAGEVWTGWSNTKFSDATAWSSVVLPALTAGKTLTETLPAWQSAISDEAKADGYQVTNQ, from the coding sequence ATGAGGTCTTCCGGATCTCCGAGAACCGGCCTGCGCCGCACCGCCGTACGGGCCGGCGCCGCGCTGCTGGCCATGGTGACCGCCACCGTGCTGGCCGGCTGTGCCAGCGCCGACACCGCGCCGAAGTCGGACACGGCCGGGCAGTCGGCGTTCAAGCCGGCCCCCCAGAAGGACGGTTCCCAGATCACCGTCTGGGCGGACTCCACCCGCCTGCCGGCGGTGCAGGCGTACCAGAAGTCCCACCCCGGCGTGAAGATGAAGATCGTCACCTACGACGGCGGCGCGGACGGCTCCACCTACCTGCAGACGAAGGTCCAGCTCTTCGACCGGACCGGCAGCGGGTGGCCCGATGTCGTCTTCGGCACCCCGACCGACGTCACCTGGGCCTCGGCCCCCACCAAGCCGGGTGCGACCCCGTTCGCGGCGCCCCTGGACCAGAAGCTGGTGCCGCAGAGCACGCTGGACGGTTTCGCCAAGGGCTCGCTGACCCCCTGCCAGTTCAACGGCCACACCTACTGCCTGCGCAACGACATCGCCCAGGTCGTGCTCTGGTACAACAAGAAGCTGATGGACCAGTGGGGATACCAGGTCCCCACCACCTGGGCGCAGTACGAGGCGCTCGGCGAGCAGGTCGCCAAGGAGCACCCCGGGTACCTGGTCGGCTCGGTCGGCGACACCAACTCCCAGGAGTCGTACCTGTGGTCCAGCCAGTGCCCGGCGTTCAGCCTGGTCAAGGCGGACACCCTGCGGGTGGCGCTGCAGGACCCGAAGTGCACCCGGATGGCGACGCTGCTCGACAAGCTGATAGCCGCCAAGGCCGTCACCACACAGGGCTTCTTCAGCCAGGGCTTCGCCAAGAGCGGCGGCTCGAAGGTCCTGATGGCCTACGGTCCCTCGTGGTACGGCCAGTACCTGTTCAAGGCCGCCTTCAACACCCCCGCCAAGCAGATGGCCGCTGCGCCGCCGCTGACCTGGCCCGGTGAGACCACCGCCTCGACCGGCAACGTCGGCGGCGGCGTGTGGATGGTCTCGGCGCACAGCGCCAACCTCAAGGCGTCCACCGACCTGGCCGCCTGGCTCACCACCTCCAACGACAACCAGGCGTCGGCGCCCACCTACCCCGCCTACACCGCGGCGGCCACCGCGTGGCTGGCCAACCCGGCCAACCGCGACTACTTCGCCACCGACGTCAGCGGCCCGTTCCAGCAGGCGGCCGGCGAGGTGTGGACCGGCTGGTCGAACACCAAGTTCTCCGACGCGACCGCCTGGTCCAGCGTCGTCCTGCCGGCGCTGACCGCGGGCAAGACCCTCACCGAGACGCTGCCCGCCTGGCAGAGCGCGATCAGCGACGAGGCCAAGGCCGACGGATACCAGGTGACCAACCAATGA